In the genome of Actinomadura graeca, one region contains:
- a CDS encoding sulfite exporter TauE/SafE family protein has protein sequence MDITALFLTGVGTGFLAGGTTCAAVQLGLLTGAVTGGRPGGRSDLRPVATFLGAKLISHAALGAVLGLAGGAVQPGPQVRGALLAVASLTLALFALDLLNFRPAKRLLRRGREEGPAACHAPPALAGEPAAGPSGQGPADLTGTADRDGRDASKSRRRAVVLGAATVLVPCGLTLSAELLAVTSRSAAGGAVVMGAFVLGTAPLFGVVGVTVGRTLAALRGRVTVLLAAGLLVASGWTLLSGLRLGGWLPAGGGGTAAAAESARFVHTDASGTQVVTIWALDQGYRPALVTARAGVPTVLVLKTRGTRGHTRAFTLPARGKDVILPVDGDTRIDLGVPHAGRMRFVCASGHYPGAITFR, from the coding sequence ATGGACATCACCGCGCTCTTCCTCACCGGCGTCGGCACGGGGTTCCTCGCGGGGGGCACGACCTGCGCCGCCGTCCAGCTGGGCCTGCTGACGGGCGCGGTGACCGGCGGGCGGCCCGGCGGGCGCTCCGACCTCCGCCCGGTCGCGACGTTCCTCGGCGCCAAGCTGATCTCCCACGCGGCGCTGGGGGCCGTGCTCGGCCTGGCGGGCGGGGCCGTCCAGCCCGGCCCGCAGGTGCGCGGCGCCCTGCTGGCCGTGGCCTCCCTGACCCTCGCGCTGTTCGCGCTCGACCTCCTGAACTTCCGCCCGGCGAAACGTCTCCTCCGGCGCGGCCGCGAGGAGGGCCCCGCCGCCTGCCACGCGCCCCCCGCGCTCGCCGGCGAACCCGCGGCCGGGCCCTCCGGGCAGGGGCCCGCAGACCTCACCGGCACCGCGGACCGCGACGGGCGCGATGCCTCCAAGAGCCGGAGGCGGGCCGTGGTGCTGGGAGCCGCCACGGTCCTGGTCCCCTGCGGGCTGACGCTGTCGGCGGAGCTGCTGGCGGTGACGTCGCGGTCGGCCGCCGGCGGCGCCGTGGTCATGGGCGCGTTCGTGCTGGGGACCGCGCCGCTCTTCGGGGTGGTCGGCGTGACGGTCGGCCGGACGCTCGCGGCGCTGAGGGGGCGGGTCACCGTCCTGCTGGCGGCCGGGCTGCTCGTGGCCTCCGGGTGGACGCTGCTGTCGGGGCTGCGGCTGGGCGGGTGGCTGCCCGCCGGGGGCGGCGGCACGGCCGCGGCCGCCGAGTCGGCGCGGTTCGTCCACACGGACGCGTCCGGCACCCAGGTCGTGACGATCTGGGCGCTCGACCAGGGATACCGCCCGGCGCTGGTCACGGCGCGGGCCGGGGTGCCCACGGTGCTCGTCCTGAAGACGCGGGGAACGCGGGGGCACACGCGGGCCTTCACCCTCCCCGCGCGCGGCAAGGACGTGATCTTACCCGTGGACGGCGACACGAGGATCGACCTCGGCGTCCCGCATGCGGGCCGCATGCGCTTCGTCTGCGCGTCCGGCCACTACCCGGGAGCGATCACGTTCCGTTGA
- a CDS encoding response regulator: MDDKAKILLVDDREENLIALEAILSSLDQDLVRARSGEEALKALLTDEYAVILLDVVMPGMDGFETARDIKRRKKTRDLPIIFLTAVNSDPDYAFRGYAAGAVDFISKPFDPWVLRAKVSVFVELHNKNKQLRDQTTLLREQAALLREQAALLHSRPPGEPGPGGVGGQAVERLRAVEKQVEIVGKHVPPALRGEFDELDRLLAELRACVQEGQDGSP; encoded by the coding sequence GTGGACGACAAGGCGAAGATCCTCCTCGTGGACGACCGCGAGGAGAACCTCATCGCGCTGGAGGCCATCCTCAGCTCCCTCGATCAGGATCTCGTCCGTGCGCGGTCGGGTGAGGAGGCGCTCAAGGCGCTGCTCACCGACGAGTACGCCGTGATCCTGCTGGACGTCGTCATGCCGGGTATGGACGGGTTCGAGACGGCCCGTGACATCAAGCGCCGCAAGAAGACCCGCGACCTTCCGATCATCTTCCTGACCGCCGTGAACAGCGACCCCGACTACGCGTTCCGCGGGTACGCCGCTGGGGCCGTCGACTTCATCTCCAAGCCGTTCGACCCGTGGGTGCTGCGCGCGAAGGTGTCGGTGTTCGTGGAGCTGCACAACAAGAACAAGCAGCTCCGCGACCAGACGACGCTGCTGCGCGAGCAGGCCGCGCTTCTGCGGGAGCAGGCGGCGCTGCTGCATTCGCGTCCCCCGGGCGAGCCCGGGCCCGGTGGCGTCGGGGGGCAGGCCGTGGAGCGCCTGAGGGCCGTGGAGAAGCAGGTGGAGATCGTCGGCAAGCACGTGCCGCCCGCGTTGCGCGGAGAGTTCGACGAGCTGGACCGGCTCCTCGCCGAGCTCCGCGCGTGCGTGCAGGAAGGCCAGGACGGCTCTCCCTGA